The following nucleotide sequence is from Brachyspira suanatina.
TTTTTTATAATTATTAATGATGAAAATTAAATGGCTATGCTTAAACTTTCGCCTTTAGTTATGCTTTCTAAATTGCTTTGTTCATTGTAAATTTTAGCATACTCTCCATTTAGGTTCATCAATTTATTATGAGTTCCTTCTTCCATTATTATTCCGTCTTTTAAGAAATATATATGATCTGAAGGTATACAGTTGTAAAGTCTATGGGATATTAATATAACAGTTTTTTCTTTGGCAATATCTCTTATAATCTGCATAATGCTTTCTTCACTTTCAACATCAACATTAGAAGTAGCTTCATCAAATATATATATGTCAGCATTAAAAAGTATTGCTCTAGCCAAAGCCAATCTCTGTCTTTGTCCTCCAGATAAATTAGCAGCTTTCTCCATTATTATAGTATTAAGTCCATTTTCAGTTTGAAGAAAATCATAAAGCTCAACTTTCTTTAATGCTTCATTCATTTGCTTTTCTGTTATAGTGTTTCCTGCCATTTTTAAATTATCATATACAGTTCCTTCAAATAAATAACTGTTATGATCAACAACAACTATTTTTTTGTATAAATCATCTTTATTTATTGTATCAAGTTCTATATCTCCAATTTTTATTGAACCTTTATAATTTTCATTTTTCAAAGATATGAGTCCTGCTATAGTGCTTTTTCCTGAACCTGAAACGCCTACTATAGAAACGAATGATTTTTCTTTTATAGTCATATTAATATTTTTTAATATAGTTTTATCTTTATTGTATGCAAAACTTACATCTTTAAAAGTAATCTCTTCATTTTCTTTATTTATATTATTTACTCTTTTATCATCTTCTTCCATATCAAGTATTTCAAACATCTTATCGCTTGCTGATATTCCGTTCATAGCTATATGGAAGAAAGAGCCTAAAAGTCTTAAAGGTATAAAGAATTCAGCAGAAAGCATTATTATAGTGAATGTGCCTGCTAAATTTATATTTCCTTTCATATATTCAAGTACAGATATTATTACTCCCAAAGCAGCTCCGCCATAAGCTATTATGTCCATTATAGTAGTAGAGTTAAGCTGCATAAAAAGAAGATTCATAGTAGCAATTCTAAACTTTTCAGCCTCTATATTCATTTCTTCATTTTTCTTTTCATCTGCTTTATATATTTTTAAAGTAGTAAGTCCCTGTACATCTTCTAAAAATATTTCACCTAAATCACTATAACTTCCCCAATATTTTTTTAATATTCTCTTAGCAATTTGTACTATAGCAATGATTGATATAGGTATAAGAGGAACACATATCAAAAGTATAACAGCCGACTTAACGCTTATAGTAGAAAGTACGCAAAAAAGCACTATAGGAGCTATCATACTATAGAAAAACTGAGGAAGATAACGTCCGAAATAAGTTTCTAATTGATCAACGCCTTCCATAGATATCTGTACTATTTCACTTGTAGAGAATTTTTCTTTATATCTGCTTCCAAGTGTTAGAAGTTTTGAGTACATTTTTTCTCTTAAAGTTTGTTTTACTCTTCCTGAAGCATGATATGACATGTTAGCCATTAAAATATTGAATCTGAATCTCAATATTACTATAACAAAAATAGCAATAGCAACTTTTAATATATCTTCTTTTAATACATTTCCTTGTGAAGCTTTTTGTATTATATCAGCCATGAAAATTACAGCTGTTATATTTAGAGCCAAATTCACAAGCTGTATTATCACATGCCATGCTATGTATTTTTTAGCATTTCCCATTAATGATATAAGTCTTTTATTAATCATAAACTTTCCTTTATTTTTTATTTTAATATATTAATAAATGGTTCTTTTTATTATTTCTTTTATCATAGAACCATCATAATCTGCATTAATCATAGAACTTATAATAAATGAGAATATAGTATCTATAAATTTATCAGCAGTAAAATTATCATTGAAAGCATCTTCTCTTACTTTTTTATCATTAATAAGAGTTTTATATAATCCCTCTTTAATATGCTTTTTTACCATATTCATCATATTGATACCTTTGCTTTTATTTTTTCCAAACATCATAGTAGAATGCATAGAGAAAAAACTAGGATATTTTTTACTTCCTTTCTCCAAGTTTTTATAAATAGTATCAACAATATCTAAAAAGCTATCAGATTCCAAGCAAACATTTGAAGGGTGAAATATATCCATCCATACACTTCCTATAACTTCTATAGTAAGTTCCTCTTTGGATTTAAAATAATTGTATATAGATCCAACAGCTATATTAGATGCTTCTGCAAGAGAACGCATATTTATTGAGTTAAGCCCTCTTTTTTTTATAAGTTCTCTGCTTACTCTAAGTATTTCTTCTTTTGAAGTTACAATATTGTTCATATACTAATTCCTTAAATTGTACTAGTTAATATAGTATCTAGTTCCTATACTAATTCTTCCAAAACCTGCCGTATTTAATTTTTTCGGGTATCCAAGTTTTGCTCCGTCATATACATCATGAAGACCTCCGCCGAATTCTAACATTATAGCAACATGTCTGCTTACATTAATATTAAATCCGGCACCTCCTCCTACTTCCCAATACATAGGTGTTGAAAATAAAAACTTTCCGCTTGTATCCGGATCGAATGATAAAAATCCGAAACTTACAAAAGTAAAAGCGTATCTTCCTATACTTATTTCTCCTGTGTATTCATCTTTACTTCCAAAAGTAAATTTTTGCATGAATCCTAATTGATACATATCAGGATTTTCATCGTATATTTTTGAACCTACTATTGAAGTATAACTTTTCATCTCAAAATTATTAAATTTAAATAATTTAAATCCAAACTCTATATTAACACTTGTTTTTATAGTATCAGCACTGCTGTAAAGTCCTATAGAAAAAAATCTATTATCAAGTCCTGATACAAATTTATTTTTTTTATCCTCTTCTGTATAAGCAATATCAAATAAACTCAATGAAATAATATTTATAACAATAATATATTTATATATTTTCATAACCGTATCCAAATAATTAATTTTCCTTATCCAATTCGATATTTGTTTCTATGCTGCCGCTGTATTCTTTTGTGGTTTTTATATAGGCAAAGAAATATATATATTTTATTAATAGGACTACAACTAATGCTATTCTAGCATGCAGATGATTTATAAATACTAATGCTATTGATAGCATAATAGTAACTGGTATCAATATAGTTAATTTAGATTTTAAAGTCATAGTTTTTGATTTAACAAAACTTTCTAAATGCTTTTTATAAAGATTAGTTGATATAAACCAATCATGAAATTTTTTAGACCCTTTAGCAAAAAAGAATCCTGATAAGAGCAAAAAAGGTGCTGTTGGGAGTATAGGAACTACCACACCAATAACACCTATGCCCATAAATAAAAAACCTAAAGATATAAATAATATTCTCATAATTTAGCCTTCATATTGAACATTGTTCAGTATTTGAGTAAAATAAATGTTCAATATATCATTGCTTTACGCCTTTATATTGAACATTGTTCATTATAGACTATATTTCAATTTTGTCAATAAAAATAATATATAATTACAAAGTTTTTTTCTTTGTATTGTTTCTATCTAAAGCTTCTTTTAATAATTCTCCGTTAGGATATATTTCTCTACACATATTGATATATTTCTGATAATTTTCTTCATCTTTTGTTTTGAAATAATACTGAGATATCCAAACATAAGATAAATATTTTTGATATTTTTCTTTAGCATTTGCAAGAGCATCATTAAAATATTGAAAAGCTTTTTTATCGCTTCCGCCTGCTATTGCCGGAGCATGCATATATCCTACGCCTGTACCAAGAAGTGCAAAAAAGTTTTTATCATCTGTTTCTAATATTTTTTTGTATATATCTTTGCTTTTTGATCCGAAAGAAATCTTTTCAGAAAGTCCTGAATAATAAACAATATAATTCATAAGTTCAGATACGCTTATCAAATAATCAGCATCATTAGATTTTTCATAATCTTTATTTTGATTTATAGCTTCTTTTAAGTAATTATATTTTTCTTTATCATTAGTCATAGTTTTTGCTTTTATAAGAGAATAAATATTTTTATAAGTTTGTGAATTATTATTTTCTATAGTTTTTATATTATAGTTTGATGAATAATAGTCATTGTAAAAATTATTAATATCCTTTGAATTATAAGAATATAAAAGGCTTGCTAATATAAGCATAATTATCATAGTTTTGATAGTATTCATAGAGGTATCCTTATTTGTTTTTAATTGAATCGTCATTCTAATATCAAAAAAAATAAAAAGCAAGAAAATAATAACTTTATGATAAAAAGTTCATTTTGAATTGTTATATATGCTTTTTATACTATAAGATTTTTTATAATTTTTATTTTTTGATTATATTGATAGGAGAATATAACAATATAAAAAAGTGAGCCGAAAATATAAAATAAATTTATTTATTTTATGCTCATAGTTTTAGGCGAGCATAGCAATAATAAAAAGCTTTTAAATAAGCCTATTATTATTGCTATTTATTTTTTAATTATCTTCTTATATGTCTTGAATGTATTTCGCCTATAGATTCTATTCTTGCATAGCTAATTTATCGGCAGCTTCATTTGTAGAAATATTTTCTCTGTCGGATATTTCAAATATTTCTAATATTCTATTATATATTTTTTCTGTAGCACTTTTAGCAGCTTCATAATTATAGGTAGGATTTTCCATAGCCACATTGATAACGCCTCCTGCATTTGCAACATAATCAGGAGCATAAACAATACCTTTCTCTTTCAATATTCTTCCATGATGAGATTCTTTAAGAACATTATTAGGCGAACCTGCTATAACTTTGCATTTTAATTTTGGTATAGTTTCATCATTTATTATAGCACCTAATCCGCAAGGAGCGAATATATCCACATCTTGTTCATATATAGAATTAACATCAACTTCTTTAGCTTTATAGAGTTCAACAACCTTTTTTACTTTATCATTATCAATATCAGATACGAATAAATGTACATTATCTTTAGCTAAATAATCGCATAATACCAAACCTATATGTCCAAATCCCTGAATTGATATTTTCTTTCCTCCTAAATTATCAGTTCCGAATGCCTTTAATGCACTTGCCTTTATAGCCATATAAACACAATAAGCAGTCATAGGAGAAGGGTATCCGGATTTGCTTCTTAGTCCTGCAACGAAATTAGTTTCTTTAGCAAGATATTCCATTTCTTCAGTACTTGTGTTTACATCTTCAGCAGTGATATATCTTCCATTTAAAGATTCTATAAATCTTCCGTAAGATCTCCAGAAAAGCTCATTTCCTTTAACTTTTTTGGATCGGCCATTATTACAGTTTTTCCGCCTCCTAAATCAAGTCCGGCGCATGCAGATTTTAAAGATATTCCTCTTGCAAGCCTCAAAATATCTTCTATAGTTTCATTTTTATAAAAAATATTAATTTAATAAAAAATATGTTAAATATTTTTACTAATTTAATTGATTTTTGTTATATAAATATAGTTTAATTAGGTTATTTCATATGAAAAAACAAGATGTAAAAAATAATAAAATAAAAGTATCAAAAGAAGAATTAGAAGCAAAAGAAATTCCTTTGCTGTTTAGTGTTGTAAATTTTTCTTCAAATTTACATATTTCTATGTATGTTGATAGTATAGGTATTAAAACATCAGAATCTTCGTATAGGGCTATGATGTATTCTGAAGTAAATAGGAATATTAGTGAAGAGTATCTACTGAATTCTAAAAAATCATCAATAGATTTAACATCATTGCTAAACGTTGGAAATTATTCGTTATTTCCTATAGGGGCTTCTCTTAGTAATAGAAAACTATTAGAAGATGATGTTCATAAAAAAGGAAATGCTATTAAGCTACCAAATTATAAAAATCTTAATGCTCCTATAGGTGCTGTAATAAGATCTAGAAGAAGTAGAAGAGATTTTAAAGGTGAAGCATTAACATTAGTAGATTTGTCTACTTTGTTATATTATGGAGACGGTATCTCTGGAGATTTTAGTTTTAATTTTCCTAAAGAAGATTATGGTACTATAACTTTGGGCGATGAGTATATATCTAAAGTCCGTACAGCTCCTTCAGGCGGAGGTCTTTATCCTATATATCTTTATATTGTGGCATTAAATATAAAAGGTATTGATAAGGGTGTATATAAATATATGCCTTATACTCATTCTCTTGAAAAGATAAAAATATTTAGTGATGAAGATGTAGAAAATTATTGTAAAGATAATGTATTCGGTGGGGGTATAGATTTAAGAAAAACAGCTTTATCTGTTTATTATGTTTATAGTTTGTTTGAGAATACAAGAAAATATGGAGATATGGCATTGTCTTTTGCTTTGATAGAAACAGGTGAAATAGCACAAAATATACAGCTTGCTGCTGCTGCAAGCGGTATTTCAGCATGCGATATTGGTGGATTTAATAAGTCTCTATCTGAACAATTGTTAAATATAGATGGTCAAACTAATCATATTGTTCACTTGACTTTATTGTCAAAATGATATATATTTAATTTAGGTGAATAAAATGGATAATAAAAATATTAAACTTTATGATAATGTAACTATTTTTTTTAATTCTAATGATGAGATTAGATTTAGAAAGGGAATATGGAATTTTGAAGAGGCTACTTTAGGGCTTAATGATTTAAATGATAATATAAAAGAAGCTTTAATATTCTTTGCTAAAGAACTTTTTGATGATAAATTAATTTCTTTTGAAAATATAGTAAAGAAATTTTCTCTTAATGAGAAAGACAGTAATTTTTTGGATGAAATTATATCTTCTCTTATAGGTAATAGATTTTTAGAGTATGATGATAAAAAAAATAATATGCTTAATACGGTTTATGAGTTTATAGGAGAATACTTTTATGATATACCAGATGAAAGTAAAGTACAGAAAAATAAAGTAATGTTTATAACTGATAATGCAAGATTAAAAGAGTATGCTAAATTGACATCAGAAGATTTATATATGAATGTTGCTATGATGGATTCTGATGATATAAAAAATCTTGAAAAAGCAAATCTTACAGATACAAGTGATGCCATTGAAAATATTGAAGCTTATAAAGAATTAATAAAATTATTTGATGGTATATCATGTGTTGTTGTAAGTGTAGAGAAACCTAGATTAAATTTGCTTAGAAATATAAATAGGCTTCTTCTTGATAAATCAATACCAATAGTTATATCGATATTAGATGGACCGTTTTTAAATATTACTACTATAAAAGGTAAAGAGACTGGTTGTTATGAATGCTTTGAAAATAGGGTGGTAGCTAGAAATGAAAGTTTGTCGGTTTATAATAAATTTGTAAAACAAACTATGGATTTTAAATTAAACAGTAAAAAAACTTATATAACACCTATTTTGCAAACATTTACTTCTCTTGCGTTATACGAGGCGTTTTTATTTGCAACTATAGGTAGATGCAAACTTGCAGGACGAGTTATAAATGTTTATATGCCTCTAATAGAAATTCAGATTCAGGATTTACTTAGAGTTCCTTTTTGTCCAGCATGTGGTCATATAAGTAAAGCTAAATATGATGAGATGTATACTTCGTCAAGAAAAATAATAGAAAATCTTTCTAGTAAAGTTATAATAAATGGATGATATATGATTAATTACTATCCAAATCATAAAAATATATTAAACAAATTTAATTCTATTTGTGGACACCAAACAGGAATTATGAATTCTCTTATTATAATGCAATCTAATTCTATTATATCTGAGAATATGAATACATGTACTGCAATGCTTCCTGATTATCATAAAATATTATTAGGAGATAATGTTGAGGTTAATTATCACCTTTCAGGTTATGGTATTTATAGAGATGAGGCTATTATAAGGTTATTAGGTGAAGGTGTAGAGAGATATGCATTATTTACTTCAAATTTGTATTTTGAAGAAAAACTAAAATACGCTTCTTATAATCAGTTAAAAAAAGAATACCCTAATAATGTAATACCATTTGAATACATTAAAATATATAGTGATGATGAATGTCAAAAATTAAATAGTATTGGTATTTTAGAAAATATAACAGAGGATGATATATTATCTTGGATACTTCTTCCTTCTTTATTTGACAAAGAGAAAGAATATTATATGCCAGCACAGAATTTCTTTTTATCTCATCCTATTAGAAGAGATAAGGGGGAAAAAGTATTTATAAGCGGATTTTCAAAAGGAAGTGCAAGTCATAAGAATATACCTCTTGCTTTAAAATCAGCTATAACTGAAATAATAGAATGCGATGCATGTATGATAAAATGGTATACAGAAAGTAATGTTAAAGAAGTTATAATTGATGATGATATTCTTAATAACGCTATAAATAGTATTTTGAAAGATATTGATTATAATGTTAGAGTTTTTGATTATACAGTTGATGAAAAGTTAGGATATGTTTTTACCGTTATGCTTGTTAATAAAAGCGAAGAATCTCCTTACATTGTAGTTGGAGCTTCTTCAGGGCTTAATCCTAGAAAAGTAATATATAGAGCTTTTATGGAGGCTTTAGCTATACTTATCTTAAATATTAATGGTCCTTTATCAATGCCATTAGATTATTTGGAGACTGTGTCTCAAAAAAGCTATATTAACCTTGATAGTAATGTTAATTATTGGGGTGATCTTATAGATAAAGAAAAAAAATTGAAATTTATTGATAGTAAAATTAAAGATAAAATTGAATTAAGTAAATATAAAAACCTAGAAGTAGATACCAACTCAGATTTGGAATATTTAATAAAAGGACTTCATAGTATATCAAAATATGCTGTTTATTTAGATATTACCCCTGTTGAAATATATGATAAGGGTTTACATGTTATTAGGGTGTATGTTCCTGAGCTTATTCAGATGTCTATGCCAGCTTTTCCTTATAATAAGCATCCTAGAATTATTGCAAATGGAGGCGTTTCAAACAATGAATTTCCACACCCTCTACCTTGATAAAATTCTTGTGTTACTTTCTGTTTCTTTTCCAACTTCTTTAACAGGAATATTTATTAAATTACATTTTGATAGAATAAATAGAATTTTTCCAAATACTTTAAGTCATCTAATATTTGTTTTAATAGTATTTTTTACAGGATATGTGGGTTATATAAATTATAATGTTAATGTTTATTTTATTATTTTAGCTTTTATTATGTCTTTTGTATGTATAGGTATAGAAATTTTTGAGGCTATGTTGGTTCATTTTTTTAAATACAAATTTTGGATAAAAAACATAGAAATTCATGAAGTAATTGAAAAAAATAACATACTGTCTGATACGATAATTATATTTCTTGGAGTTTTGTGTGAGGAGATAATTTTTAGGCAGGTATTTTTTAATATTACATATAATTTACTAGGTATTAATATCTATGTTGTAGTTATGCTTTCAGCATTTATATATTCTATTAATCATATATATTTTGGAACTAATGTTGTATTACAAAAATTTATTATAGGAATTATATATTCTTTATTATATGTATATTCATCTTTTTGTATAGTGATACCCGTAATTACTCATTTTGCGCAGAATTTTATTTTATATATATTGTCATTCAAAAGAAATAAAAGAGAGGCATTAAATTGATATTTTTGAATCTTTTACCATATATAGCCATATCTTTTCTATTAGGAATTATAATTAAATTTTTAAAGCACACTAATATAATTAATAATATTTGTTTCAATGTAATGAATTATAGTAAACTTGAATATGACGAAATATATGTTTATGTAAGTACTTATATATATTGGCTGTTCATAATTATTTTTGCTGTTATAATAAGTATTAGGAAAGAACAAAATATTTTATCATATTTAATTATAGATAAAAAATATATAATTTATATTTTTATAAATATTTTTGCTATTATTTCTTCATTTGAATTAATCATTAGTATATTAAGTCTAATTAGTATAGATATAAAAAATAATATATTTAAAAATGTATTATTAATACCTTATATTTCTTCACTTTACTACTTAAAGGGAAATAATAAGTGGACATTAATTATGTTGGAAAGTATAATAAAATCTATATTTTTTAATGGAGTATTATATTTTACTATAAAAAAAGAATTTAATGAGTATAATATTTTTACAATTATATTTATAATATGTTTATTATCTATATTAGAGGAAATTTTGAGATTAAATAGTATAAAACAATTTTTGATATTGACAATAATTTGTTTTTTTATTATATTTATTAATGGTATAATAATTGAATACACTAAAAGCTTGATACCGTCTGTATTGGCAACTACGTTTTTTAGTATTTATTATATTGGGCATATTGATAATATGCTAGCTAGTTATAATAAACTTAGATATTAATTTTTTATAAAGTTAATATAAATTAAATAAAAGGAGTTTCTTATGAAATATTCTTCTAAATTAAGTACAACTTGTTCTTTAAAAAGTCAATCTGTTGTATTGGCTCCAGGCGGTTGCTGCTGTTCTTGTTGTTGTTCTTGCTGTATAAGTGTAACAGTAACTAAATAATTTATTGTTATACCTTAGGTAAGGATAAGTCTGCTATATTATTTTTTAATATAGCAGGCGATTTTAAAATAAAGTTGGATATTATGGAAATTTTAATTAGTGCTAATAACATAAAAAAAAGTTTTAATAAAAGATTAATATTAAAAAATGTTGATTTTAATATTAATAAGGGTGAAGTTGTAGCAATTGTTGGCCCTAATGGATCTGGTAAAACTACTCTTATAAATATACTACTAGGTATATTAAAACCTGATTGCGGAGAAACAAAAATAAACATAGATAATTATAAAAAACATATAGGTATTCAGCTTCAATCTACTCCATTTTTTGAAGGTTATAGTGTAAGAGATAATATATTAATGTTTTCAGCTCTATATGATATGAAAATTAGTGATGAAGAAATAGAAAACATTACAAAAAAATATGGATTAGATCAAAAAACTCTTGCTATAAAACTTTCAGGTGGTGAGCAGAAGAAACTTGCTATAATGATAGCTACTATGCAAAATCCAAGTTTGCTTATATTTGATGAACCTACAGCAAGTTTAGATCCAAGAGAAAGATATAATGTAAAAAATATGATATTGGAACTTGTGAAAGAGGATAAAACTATACTTTTTACTTCTCATGATTTAGAAGAGGTTGAGGATATAGCCAGTAGAATAGTATTTTTATATAAAGGAGAAATATTAGAAAGCGGAACTAAAGATGAACTTTTAAAGAAATATAATTTTGATAGTTTAGAGAAGGTCTATTTACATATTACTAATTCTTAATTTTGAATTATAATAAAATTATTAAATTTCTTAATTTTTATTTCATTATATAATTTTGATTTTTTAATATTATAAATATTAATATATTTATTTAAAATAAGTATGAAATTTAAATTTATAAAATTTCAGTTTTTATTATTACTATAATCTGTGTTTGTTTTATTATAAATAAATTATTAGGTATATAGTCTGTATGTTTAGTATGATAAATCAATATCAATAATAAAGTATGATAATCAAATTAATAATAAGATATATATTTATATAAAAGAGAGAATAATTATGAAAACTATATTTAAACTTACAATGAAAAAAGCTATAAGAGACCCTTTCCTTATATTTTGGTCTATATTCTTTCCTTTAGTTATAGTTATATCAATGGGAATCTTTTTCAAAATGGAAAGTTATACTATTCATATACTTACTGCTATGAGTTGTGTTAGTGTACTTGCTTATTCATTTATGACTACAAGTTTTAATGTTCTTAGTCAGAGAAGAAGAGGGGTTTATAATCTACTTAAAGTAACACCTCTTCCTTTATATAAATATATAATAAGTTTGTCATGTGCTTGGGTGATAATATCTATTATAAGTTGTTTATTTGTATTTTGTGTATGTGCTTTATTTTTTAAATTAGAGTTTTCTTTTGTTTCTATACTTTTGTTTTTGCCTGTAATTATATTTGCATCTTTGCTTTATATATTTATAAGTTTCTTTGTTTCTAGTTTGGTAAAAACTAATGAAGTAGCAAGCATATTGTATAATATTATATTAATGGGATCTATGTTTTTGAGTGATGGATATTATTCTTTATACAATGCTCCAAATATAATAAAATTTTTAAGTAAATTAAATATTTTTCAGCATTTTTTGAATGCTTTTAGAGGTGCTTTTTATTTTGATTTTTATGCATATTTTACAGGAATAGCTGTAATTTTAGTATGCTTAGTAGTTGCTTTGATACTTGCTGTTAATACTTTCAGATATGCTGATAAATAATAATGGACTTGTTTTGAAATTACTTTATAAAATTAATATCTATAATTTTATTTATATAATAATATTTTATATATTGTATAATCAATGATTTTAATCTAGAAATATAGAGTTTTGTGCTAAGTATCAGATAATTGAGCACATAATATGTTTTATCTTAATACTGAAGTATCTACTAGATAAAAGAACTGAGGTTTATGAGGTACACATAGTACTTGTGTAAATCCACTACAAATTAAAAAACTAATTTTTTATAAATTTAAAATTTTTTTAGTATACTTTATGTAATATATTAATAGTTAAAAAATTACAATAATTTCATATATAACTTTCTCAACTAGTTTTGAAGAGGTATAAATTATTTTTTGGTTATTGAAAAAATCGTATATTTTTTTAGTTATAAAAAATAATTATAATTAGTTTAAGCTTAATATTAATGTATAATATATAAAGTTATATAATAATATATCAGATATATGCTGTTGTTTGAATTTTTTTAAAGATAATGATTCTTATAGTTATGAACTTTATAAATTAATTACTGGTAAGAGTTATAGAGAATATGAGATTACTAGCATACTTTATACAGTGCTATAAGAAGATTTGAAGCTAGAACTTAATAGAAAGTTATTATGGTGCTGAAAGTTACTTAGGGATAATAAAATATTATAAGATTACAGAAGAAAAAAATATTTTTGCAGGATAGAAATACGGCTATTCAGTAAAAAATAATAGATAAACTTTTTTATATTCAATATATATTGTATATATAGAATGTTATAAGAAAATATTATTATAGATGATTTTTGTAATGAATAAAAAAATAAATACTATAATACTCAAAAATTATAGATCATATGAGAGAGCTTATAAATTATTTATATATGAAAAGCAAGAATATATAAATGATTCTAAAGAAAAAGCTTTTAAAAAGGTACTTAAATCTTATGGATATGTAGATTCAATTATCAAATGATGCAAAAATAGTTAATGAATACAGATTATATTTATTTGATATATTATTGATATTGTTATTGTGGCATTTTTTAGTTTATTATTATGCTTTATATCTAAAATAATAAAAATATAGGATTTTTTATTATAAAATAATCAATTGATTGTTAGTATATTTTTTATTATTTATTGAATAATTAGTATTTTTTACTCATAGTTATACAGTTTATTAATATTTGTAATATATACAGAATAGTAGAATATAGTTATAATGATTGTAAAATAAATTTGAAATATTTTATAATAAGTTTTATTATTATATATATCTGTATTTATATTTAATATATTTTTTTATTCTTCATCATATTCGGTTTGCATTTTTTATTATAAACTTTTTATCTTTGAGTGTGTTTTTATTTCATCAATTTTTTAAAAATTATTACAAAAATATTAAAAAGAAATATACTAATACCAAAGAAGTTATTGGCAATTATATGAAATGAAAGATATTCTAAATTCTAAAGTTCGCATTATGTTAAAAATAGAATAAAATATAAAAAATAATCAGCAAATTTATAGATTGACTTGTAAATATTAATGAAGTTTTT
It contains:
- a CDS encoding ABC transporter ATP-binding protein, translated to MEILISANNIKKSFNKRLILKNVDFNINKGEVVAIVGPNGSGKTTLINILLGILKPDCGETKINIDNYKKHIGIQLQSTPFFEGYSVRDNILMFSALYDMKISDEEIENITKKYGLDQKTLAIKLSGGEQKKLAIMIATMQNPSLLIFDEPTASLDPRERYNVKNMILELVKEDKTILFTSHDLEEVEDIASRIVFLYKGEILESGTKDELLKKYNFDSLEKVYLHITNS
- a CDS encoding CPBP family intramembrane glutamic endopeptidase produces the protein MNFHTLYLDKILVLLSVSFPTSLTGIFIKLHFDRINRIFPNTLSHLIFVLIVFFTGYVGYINYNVNVYFIILAFIMSFVCIGIEIFEAMLVHFFKYKFWIKNIEIHEVIEKNNILSDTIIIFLGVLCEEIIFRQVFFNITYNLLGINIYVVVMLSAFIYSINHIYFGTNVVLQKFIIGIIYSLLYVYSSFCIVIPVITHFAQNFILYILSFKRNKREALN
- a CDS encoding streptolysin associated protein SagC; translation: MDNKNIKLYDNVTIFFNSNDEIRFRKGIWNFEEATLGLNDLNDNIKEALIFFAKELFDDKLISFENIVKKFSLNEKDSNFLDEIISSLIGNRFLEYDDKKNNMLNTVYEFIGEYFYDIPDESKVQKNKVMFITDNARLKEYAKLTSEDLYMNVAMMDSDDIKNLEKANLTDTSDAIENIEAYKELIKLFDGISCVVVSVEKPRLNLLRNINRLLLDKSIPIVISILDGPFLNITTIKGKETGCYECFENRVVARNESLSVYNKFVKQTMDFKLNSKKTYITPILQTFTSLALYEAFLFATIGRCKLAGRVINVYMPLIEIQIQDLLRVPFCPACGHISKAKYDEMYTSSRKIIENLSSKVIING
- a CDS encoding YcaO-like family protein is translated as MINYYPNHKNILNKFNSICGHQTGIMNSLIIMQSNSIISENMNTCTAMLPDYHKILLGDNVEVNYHLSGYGIYRDEAIIRLLGEGVERYALFTSNLYFEEKLKYASYNQLKKEYPNNVIPFEYIKIYSDDECQKLNSIGILENITEDDILSWILLPSLFDKEKEYYMPAQNFFLSHPIRRDKGEKVFISGFSKGSASHKNIPLALKSAITEIIECDACMIKWYTESNVKEVIIDDDILNNAINSILKDIDYNVRVFDYTVDEKLGYVFTVMLVNKSEESPYIVVGASSGLNPRKVIYRAFMEALAILILNINGPLSMPLDYLETVSQKSYINLDSNVNYWGDLIDKEKKLKFIDSKIKDKIELSKYKNLEVDTNSDLEYLIKGLHSISKYAVYLDITPVEIYDKGLHVIRVYVPELIQMSMPAFPYNKHPRIIANGGVSNNEFPHPLP
- a CDS encoding ABC transporter permease, with the protein product MKTIFKLTMKKAIRDPFLIFWSIFFPLVIVISMGIFFKMESYTIHILTAMSCVSVLAYSFMTTSFNVLSQRRRGVYNLLKVTPLPLYKYIISLSCAWVIISIISCLFVFCVCALFFKLEFSFVSILLFLPVIIFASLLYIFISFFVSSLVKTNEVASILYNIILMGSMFLSDGYYSLYNAPNIIKFLSKLNIFQHFLNAFRGAFYFDFYAYFTGIAVILVCLVVALILAVNTFRYADK